A genomic region of Camelus ferus isolate YT-003-E chromosome 35, BCGSAC_Cfer_1.0, whole genome shotgun sequence contains the following coding sequences:
- the LOC102518769 gene encoding LOW QUALITY PROTEIN: caveolae-associated protein 3-like (The sequence of the model RefSeq protein was modified relative to this genomic sequence to represent the inferred CDS: inserted 1 base in 1 codon) — translation MPPSKNLQITAPHVFTAKAGEEPGKAAPAQSAAGGCGESQAGRSGIKGESVLEPGPGPGPPPGGPVHTVTVVTLLEKLATMLEALRERQGGLAQRQGGLAGSVSRIQSGLGALSRSHDTTSNRLAQLLAKADAAQERAARRAAPEQRLEADHGLLHVLLFQEEAEIPARAFQTASEEQAEAGPEQPEAEDEERSDEEPVESRARRLRRTXVQKVQSLRRARPDRKGPAAPAPTTVKPPRLGPGRSAEGQPEAQPALEAKPEPEPPRDTEEDPGRPEAADAAVLQIESAA, via the exons TCACGGCCAAAGCTGGGGAGGAGCCGGGaaaggcagccccagcccagagcgCAGCCGGCGGCTGCGGGGAGAGCCAAGCGGGGCGGTCGGGGATCAAGGGGGAGAGTGTGCTGGAGCCGGGGCCTGGGCCCGGGCCGCCGCCGGGGGGCCCGGTGCACACGGTCACCGTGGTGACCCTGCTGGAGAAGCTGGCCACCATGCTGGAGGCGTTGCGCGAGCGGCAGGGGGGCCTGGCTCAGAGGCAGGGGGGCCTGGCCGGCTCCGTGAGCCGCATCCAGAGTGGCCTGGGCGCGCTGAGTCGCAGCCACGACACCACGAGCAACAGGCTGGCGCAGCTGCTGGCCAAGGCGGATGCTGCCCAGGAGCGCGCCGCGCGCCGCGCCGCCCCGGAGCAGCGGCTGGAGGCCGACCACGGGCTGCTCCACGTTCTGctcttccaggaggaggcagaaatCCCAGCCAGAGCCTTCCAGACGGCGTCGGAGGAACAGGCCGAAGCCGGCCCAGAGCAGCCGGAGGCCGAAGATGAGGAGAGATCAGACGAGGAGCCCGTGGAGTCCAGGGCGCGGCGGCTGCGGCGCA AGGTGCAGAAGGTCCAGAGCCTGCGAAGGGCCCGACCGGACCGTAAAGGCCCTGCTGCGCCGGCACCCACGACTGTTAAGCCCCCTCGCCTTGGGCCTGGCCGGAGTGCTGAGGGCCAGCCCGAAGCCCAGCCTGCGCTGGAGGCCAAGCCAGAGCCAGAACCTCCGCGAGACACCGAGGAAGATCCCGGGAGACCTGAGGCTGCCGATGCGGCTGTGCTCCAGATAGAAAGTGCGGCCTGA